Proteins encoded by one window of Sorex araneus isolate mSorAra2 chromosome 3, mSorAra2.pri, whole genome shotgun sequence:
- the GOSR2 gene encoding Golgi SNAP receptor complex member 2 isoform X1, protein MEPLYQQTLKQILEIQSSMGRLETADKQSVHLVENEIQANIDQIFSHLERLEILSSKEPPNKRQNAKLRVDQLKYDTQHLQTALRNFQHRRYAREQQERQREELLSRTFTTNDSDTTIPMDESLQFNSSLQKIHHGMDDLIGGGHSILEGLRAQRLTLKGTQKKLLDIANTLGLSNTVMRLIEKRAFQDKYFMVGGMLLTCLIMFLVVHYLT, encoded by the exons ATGGAGCCGCTGTACCAGCAGACGCTCAA GCAGATCCTCGAGATCCAGTCCAGCATGGGGCGCCTGGAGACGGCCGACAAGCAGTCTGTGCACC TTGTGGAAAATGAAATCCAAGCAAACATAGACCAGATCTTCAGCCATCTCGAGCGTCTGGAGATTCTGTCCAGCAAGGAACCCCCTAACAAAAGACAGAACGCCAAACT CCGAGTGGACCAGTTAAAGTACGATACCCAGCACCTGCAGACCGCGCTGAGGAACTTCCAGCACCGGCGCTACGCGAGGGAGCAGCAGGAGAGGCAGCGGGAGGAGCTTCTGTCTCGCACCTTCACCACCAAC GACTCTGACACCACCATCCCCATGGACGAGTCTCTGCAGTTTAACTCCTCCCTCCAGAAAATCCACCACGGCATGGACGACCTCATTGGTGGCGGCCACAGTATTCTGGAGGGACTGAGGGCCCAGAGGCTGACCTTGAAG GGGACGCAGAAGAAGCTCCTGGACATCGCCAACACGCTGGGCCTGTCCAACACGGTGATGCGGCTCATCGAGAAGCGGGCCTTCCAGGACAAGTACTTCATGGTCGGCGGCATGCTGCTCACCTGCCTCATCATGTTCCTTGTGGTGCATTACCTGACCTGA
- the GOSR2 gene encoding Golgi SNAP receptor complex member 2 isoform X2 produces the protein MGRLETADKQSVHLVENEIQANIDQIFSHLERLEILSSKEPPNKRQNAKLRVDQLKYDTQHLQTALRNFQHRRYAREQQERQREELLSRTFTTNDSDTTIPMDESLQFNSSLQKIHHGMDDLIGGGHSILEGLRAQRLTLKGTQKKLLDIANTLGLSNTVMRLIEKRAFQDKYFMVGGMLLTCLIMFLVVHYLT, from the exons ATGGGGCGCCTGGAGACGGCCGACAAGCAGTCTGTGCACC TTGTGGAAAATGAAATCCAAGCAAACATAGACCAGATCTTCAGCCATCTCGAGCGTCTGGAGATTCTGTCCAGCAAGGAACCCCCTAACAAAAGACAGAACGCCAAACT CCGAGTGGACCAGTTAAAGTACGATACCCAGCACCTGCAGACCGCGCTGAGGAACTTCCAGCACCGGCGCTACGCGAGGGAGCAGCAGGAGAGGCAGCGGGAGGAGCTTCTGTCTCGCACCTTCACCACCAAC GACTCTGACACCACCATCCCCATGGACGAGTCTCTGCAGTTTAACTCCTCCCTCCAGAAAATCCACCACGGCATGGACGACCTCATTGGTGGCGGCCACAGTATTCTGGAGGGACTGAGGGCCCAGAGGCTGACCTTGAAG GGGACGCAGAAGAAGCTCCTGGACATCGCCAACACGCTGGGCCTGTCCAACACGGTGATGCGGCTCATCGAGAAGCGGGCCTTCCAGGACAAGTACTTCATGGTCGGCGGCATGCTGCTCACCTGCCTCATCATGTTCCTTGTGGTGCATTACCTGACCTGA